In Paramormyrops kingsleyae isolate MSU_618 chromosome 11, PKINGS_0.4, whole genome shotgun sequence, the genomic window aatgaagggacactgagggccagagactgcaagttctccatggtcagtgggctcctctcgaagttcacgaccagaatggagatgaacttgtcctccacaaactcatgaactgggacaaaatggaacacagagagatatataagaacatgacaataactggataaatactctactacaaaatcagtttaaaatgagtccatgggcttcagattgtcagataaatgaaataatgtgaattaccgataaagctaagaaggctaaaccagaagacaacatccatgcatacgcttactctcacacatatccaaatgaataaatattaaatgaaacacatatagtcctgcacttttgtcactaacagtgatcttgcttttcattttcttattatttaaacaagatgagcaagaatgggagacagaaggggagtataacgaacggcatttcctatcacatcgttacattttctcattttaaaactctgcttccaatgtatccgtttgcagttcaaaatacatttgtttctgtagataaaagttgaattattcaacaggtcggttattttacctcgaaaaccaaaggtgttacttatcagctttacctcaaaactaacaagcattaggccaatgcagacttggccgttcatttcgtctgtcacataccgggagctacaactttattatcatttaatcactataatcattaataccttctggatccatgttctccacgtttaaggagtgatggattcgaaatctcatcgagtaacagtcctttatctcaactatctgcaccgttttgccaggagcgagagtttgcgcatccagaaagtttaaccgtttttgttttatttcaaactgccttcattgaccggaaaccgtaaatattttaaactctgcgctaagacacattcgcatggcgttagttttaccgattctgacgggataagaaacgtgcgcaatttctcaaaattaccacacagtggagaattaatgccggcaggatcttactgtctacaaagcaagttcaatgcaagtataaccttcacaagtaagacgaagcatggcggcggaaaagaacaacatttttattttacaattacttcaaaattaggaacaaaaatacgaccaaaaattctttagtttgacatgtgatcaaaatacagagtaaactaatacatgatagcatgcatgcaaaagatcaacggcagaacagggacttttaacgttgtctgcattaaaaaggaattaaccatccctctcaatataaaattgggataattttttttctcttcagaggcctccatagaatagtgcatccatcccctcactcatgtgtatagagacgtatcctaaggctctgtcagcaacattcagatcaacaacagcatcaacaatttcacagctagttttaaaacttgcttaaacgcacagtgattgcagaaaatgataaacaaattaggtaatattaattaaattattaaattgtgcagattaatagtcagaaaaggttattgaattttacattatgataaatgagaactatacgtgattactaattattgttaactaatttactgtatgaatttctccccctcgttgttaaaaatcattatatgtcagggtgccagtcagtggaagcacacagacacgttggccagctgtcctattcaactactttttggtcatttattaagtaactgactaatattttcctgcgggatcttctaattatgttgaaataaaaatgtaacttacagcgtaaaaacatggaatccagtcagaagcgcatgggcctcttgtgcggtggaggagaacttgagccgctggtgtcgtcgggctcggccttgcgcttcctctgactggtgccagcgggcctctgaggaggcctctcctcctgcctcacgccccatgttcgcagagaactgctcacatgcacggagacatgcacggacatgagcacggtgtggtcatcaccgtagtccgtaatgccccagagtccctcggggatgctgagctcatccagcttccataggtagttgcggccttcgatctcaagctgctgccacgtgctgttagggcccacagggatccagaaggtggagctggagggctcagcatgttctggctcaatctgacttccaggttgagtgtcagaagccacagataaggatggagatgagggctcatcttcaccccaggccaaggggagagcctcaggaagcccattagcatcctcagtcgtggatgctggagctgcaggggaagcctcccttctagagctgggtgatggcagctcccgtccgtaatggtcatcctcctcagctggtgattctccatccccatgctggacaccagtctctgtaccatgatgtaccacttgcagccgtgcagttgctacgtgcaataggctgggatccaactcctccccagtgagccgccaataaaatgaagggacactgagggccagagactgcaagttctccatggtcagtgggctcctctcgaagttcacgaccagaatggagatgaacttgtcctccacaaactcatgaactgggacaaaatggaacacagagagatatataagaacatgacaataactggataaatactctactacaaaatcagtttaaaatgagtccatgggcttcagattgtcagataaatgaaataatgtgaattaccgataaagctaagaaagctaaaccagaagacaacatccatgcatacgcttactctcacacatatccaaatgaataaatattaaatgaaacacatttagtcctgcacttttgtcactaacagtgatcttgcttttcattttcttattatttaaacaagatgagcaagaatgggagacagaaggggagtataacgaatggcatttcctatcacatcgttacattttctcattttaaaactctgcttccaatgtatccgtttgcagttcaaaatacatttgtttctgtagataaaagttgaattattcaacaggtcggttattttacctcgaaaaccaaaggtgttacttatcagctttacctcaaaactaacaagcattaggccaatgcagacttggccgttcatttcgtctgtcacataccgggagctacaactttattatcatttaatcactataatcattaataccttctggatccatgttctccacgtttaaggagtgatggattcgaaatctcatcgagtaacagtcctttatctcaactatctgcaccgttttgccaagagcgagagtttgcgcatccagaaagtttaaccgtttttgttttatttcaaactgccttcattgaccggaaaccgtaaatattttaaactctgcgctaagacacattcgcatggcgttagttttaccgattctgacgggataagaaacgtgcgcaatttctcaaaattaccacacagtggagaattaatgccggcaggatcttactgtctacaaagcaagttcaatgcaagtataaccttcacaagtaagacgaagcatggcggcggaaaagaacaacatttttattttacaattacttcaaaattaggaacaaaaatacgaccaaaaattctttagtttgacatgtgatcaaaatgcagagtaaactaatacatgatagcatgcatgcaaaagatcaacggcagaacagggacttttaacgttgtctgcattaaaaaggaattaaccatccctctcaatataaaattgggataatttttttctcttcagaggcctccatagaatagtgcatccatcccctcactcatgtgtatagagacgtatcctaaggctctgtcagcaacattcagatcaacaacagcatcaacaatttcacagctagttttaaaacttgcttaaacgcacagtgattgcagaaaatgataaacaaattaggtaatattaattaaattattaaattgtgcagattaatagacagaaaaggttattgaattttacattatgataaatgagaactatacgtgattacttattattgttaactaatttactgtatgaatttttccccctcgttgttaaaaatcattatatgtcagggtgccagtcagtggaagcacacagacacgttggccagctgtcctattcaactactttttggtcatttattaagtaactgactaatattttcctgcgggatcttctaattatgttgaaataaaaatgtaacttacagcgtaaaaacatggaatccagtcagaagcgcatgggcctcttgtgcggtggaggagaacttgagccgctggtgtcgtcgggctcggccttgcgcttcctctgtctggtgccagcgggcctctgaggaggcctctcctcctgcctcacgccccatgttcgcagagaactgctcacatgcacggacatgagcacggtgtggtcatcaccgtagtccgtaatgccccagagtccctcggggatgctgagctcatccagcttccgcaggtagttgcggccttcgatctcaagctgctgccacgtgctgttagggcccacagggatccagaaggtggagctggagggctcagcatgttctggctcaatctgacttccaggttgagtgtcagaagccacagataaggatggagatgagggctcatcttcaccccaggccaaggggagagcctcaggaagcccattagcatcctcagtcgtggatgctggagctgcaggggaagcctcccttctagagctgggtgatggcagctcctgtccgtaatggtcatcctcctcagctggtgattctccatccccatgctggacgccagtctctgtaccatgatgtaccacttgcagccgtgcagttgctacgtgcaataggctgggatccaactcctccccagtgagccgccaataaaatgaagggacactgagggccagagactgcaagttctccatggtcagtgggctcctctcgaagttcacgaccagaatggagatgaacttgtcctccacaaactcatgaactgggacaaaatggaacacagagagatatataagaacatgacaataactggataaatactctactacaaaatcagtttaaaatgagtccatgggcttcagattgtcagataaatgaaataatgtgaattaccgataaagctaagaaagctaaaccagaagacaacatccatgcatacgcttactctcacacatatccaaatgaataaatattaaatgaaacacatttagtcctgcacttttgtcactaacagtgatcttgcttttcattttcttattatttaaacaagatgagcaagaatgggagaaagaaggggagtataacgaacggcatttcctatcacatcgttacattttctcattttaaaactctgcttccaatgtatccgtttgcagttcaaaatacatttgtttctgtagattaaagttgaattattcaacaggtcggttattttacctcgaaaaccaaaggtgttacttatcagctttacctcaaaactaacaagcattaggccaatgcagacttggccgttcatttcgtctgtcacataccgggagctacaactttattatcatttaatcactataatcattaataccttctggatccatgttctccacgtttaaggagtgatggattcgaaatctcatcgagtaacagtcctttatctcaactatctgcaccattttgccaagagcgagagtttgcgcatccagaaagtttaaccgtttttgttttatttcaaactgccttcattgaccggaaaccgtaaatattttaaactctgcgctaagacacattcgcatggcgttagttttaccgattctgacgggataagaaacgtgcgcaatttctcaaaattaccacacagtggagaattaatgccggcaggatcttactgtctacaaagcaagttcaatgcaagtataaccttcacaagtaagacgaagcatggcggcggaaaagaacaacatttttattttacaattacttcaaaattaggaacaaaaatacgaccaaaaattctttagtttgacatgtgatcaaaatacagagtaaactaatacatgacagcatgcatgcaaaagatcaacggcagaacagggacttttaacgttgtctgcattaaaaaggaattaaccatccctctcaatataaaattgggataatttttttctcttcagaggcctccatagaatagtgcatccatcccctcactcatgtgtatagagacgtatcctaaggctctgtcagcaacattcagatcaacaacagcatcaacaatttcacagctagttttaaaacttgcttaaacgcacagtgattgcagaaaatgataaacaaattaggtaatattaattaaattattaaattgtgcagattaatagacagaaaaggttattgaattttacattatgataaatgagaactatacgtgattactaattattgttaactaatttactgtatgaatttttccccctcgttgttaaaaatcattatatgtcagggtgccagtcagtggaagcacacagacacgttggccagctgtcctattcaactactttttggtcatttattaagtaactgactaatattttcctgcgggatcttctaattatgttgaaataaaaatgtaacttacagcgtaaaaacatggaatccagtcagaagcgcatgggcctcttgtgcggtggaggagaacttgagccgctggtgtcgtcgggctcggccttgcgcttcctctgactggtgccagcgggcctctgaggaggcctctgctcctgcctcacgccccatgttcgcagagaactgctcacatgcacggagacatgcacggacatgagcacggtgtgatcatcaccgtagtccgtaatgccccagagtccctcggggatgctgagctcatccagcatccgcaggtagttgcggccttcgatctcaagctgctgccacgtgctgttagggcccacagggatccagaaggtggagctggagggctcagcatgttctggctcaatctgacttccaggttgagtgtcagaagccacagataaggatggagatgagggctcatcttcaccccaggccaaggggagagcctcaggaagcccattagcatcctcagtcgtggatgctggagctgcaggggaagcctcccttctagagctgggtgatggcagctcctgtccgtaatggtcatcctcctcagctggtgattctccatccccatgctggacaccagtctctgtaccatgatgtaccacttgcagccgtgcagttgctacgtgcaataggctgggatccaactcctccccagtgagccgccaataaaatgaagggacactgagggccagagacagcaagttctccatggtcagtgggctcctctcgaagttcacgaccagaatggagatgaacttgtcctccacaaactcatgaactgggacaaaatggaacacagagagatatataagaacatgacaataactggataaatactctactacaaaatcagtttaaaatgagtccatgggcttcagattgtcagataaatgaaataatgtgaattaccgataaagctaagaaagctaaaccagaagacaacatccatgcatacgcttactctcacacatatccaaatgaataaatattaaatgaaacacatttagtcctgcacttttgtcactaacagtgatcttgcttttcattttcttattatttaaacaagatgagcaagaatgggagacagaaggggagtataacgaatggcatttcctatcacatcgttacattttctcattttaaaactctgcttccaatgtatccgtttgcagttcaaaatacattcgtttctgtagataaaagttgaatttttcaacaggtcggttattttacctcgaaaaccaaaggtgttacttatcagctttacctcaagactaacaagcattaggccaatgcagacttggccgttcatttcgtctgtcacataccgggagctacaactttattatcatttaatcactataatcattaataccttctggatccatgttctccacgtttaaggagtgatggattcgaaatctcatcgagtaacagtcctttatctcaactatctgcaccattttgccaagagcgagagtttgcgcatccagaaagtttaaccgtttttgttttatttcaaactgccttcattgaccggaaaccgtaaatattttaaactctgcgctaagacacattcgcatggcgttagttttaccgattctgacgggataagaaacgtgcgcaatttctcaaaactaccacacagtggagaattaatgccggcaggatcttactgtctacaaagcaagttcaatgcaagtataaccttcacaagtaagacgaagcatggcggcggaaaagaacaacatttttattttacaattacttcaaaattaggaacaaaaatacgaccaaaaattctttagtttgacgtgatcaaaatacagagtaaactaatacatgatagcatgcatgcaaaagatcaacggcagaacagggacttttaacgttgtctgcattaaaaaggaattaaccatccctctcaatataaaattgggataatttttttctcttcagaggcctccatagaatagtgcatccatcccctcactcatgtgtatagagacgtatcctaaggctctgtcagcaacattcagatcaacaacagcatcaacaatttcacagctagttttaaaacttgcttaaaagcacagtgattgcagaaaatgataaacaaattaggtactattaattaaattattaaattgtgcagattaatagtcagaaaaggtttttcaattttacattatgataaatgagaactataggtgattactaattattgttaactaatttactgtatgaatttttccccctcgttgttaaaaatcattatatgtcagggtgccagtcagtggaagcacacagacacgttggccagctgtcctattcaactactttttggtcatttattaagtaactgactaatattttcctgcgggatcttctaattatgttgaaataaaaatgtaacttacagcgtaaaaacatggaatcaagtcagaagcgcatgggcctcttgtgctgtggaggagaacttgagccgctggtgtcgtcgggctcggccttgcgcttcctctgactggtgccagcgggcctctgaggaggcctctcctcctgcctcacgccccatgttcgcagagaactgctcacatgcacggagtcatgcacggacatgaccacggtgtgatcatcaccgtagtccgtaatgctccagagtccatcggagatgctgagctcatccagcttccgcaggtagttgcggccttcgatctcaagctgctgccacgtgctgttagggcccacagggatccagaaggtggagctggagggctcagcatgttctggctcaatctgacttccaggttgagtgtcagaaggcacagataaggatggagatgagggctcatcttcaccccaggccaaggggagagcctcaggaagcgcattagcatcctcagtcgtggatgctggagctgcaggggaagcctcccttatagagctggatgatggcagctcctgtccgtaatggtcatcctcctcagctggtgattctccatccccatgctggacaccagtctctgtaccatgatgtaccacttgcagtcgtgcaggtgctacgtgcaataggctgggatccagctcctccccagtgagccgccaataaaatgaagggacactgagggccagagactgcaagttctccatggtcagtgggctcctctcgaagttcacgaccagaatggagatgaacttgtcctccaaaaactcatgaactgggacaaaatggaacacagagagatatataagaacatgacaataactggataaatactctactacaaaatccgtttaaaatgagtccatgggcttcaaattgtcagataaatgaaataatgtgaattactgataaagctaagaaagctaaaccagaagacaacatccatgcatacgcttactctcacacatatccaaatgaataaatattaaatgaaacacatttagtcctgcacttttgtcactaacagtgatcttgcttttcattttcttattatttaaacaagatgagcaagaatgggagacagaaggggagtataacgaacggcatttcctatcacatcgttacattttctcattttaaaactccgcttccaatgtatccgtttgcagttctaaatacattcatttctgtagataaaagttgaattattcaaccggtcggttattttacctcgaa contains:
- the LOC140593371 gene encoding uncharacterized protein gives rise to the protein MFLRFHEFVEDKFISILVVNFERSPLTMENLLSLALSVPSFYWRLTGEELDPSLLHVATARLQVVHHGTETGVQHGDGESPAEEDDHYGQELPSPSSRREASPAAPASTTEDANGLPEALPLAWGEDEPSSPSLSVASDTQPGSQIEPEHAEPSSSTFWIPVGPNSTWQQLEIEGRNYLRMLDELSIPEGLWGITDYGDDHTVLMSVHVSVHVSSSLRTWGVRQEQRPPQRPAGTSQRKRKAEPDDTSGSSSPPPHKRPMRF